A single Maridesulfovibrio frigidus DSM 17176 DNA region contains:
- a CDS encoding motility protein A, which yields MDFSTLIGMLVGLSLVIGAIFMGGAVDVFVNLPGMMIVIGGTLASICVAFPFEEVIQAMVAGFKAFASRKVKVNEVVNIMVKVAEISRREGLIALENVQTENVVLRKSCQLIADNADPELIRTTLQIEISAMKRRHKIAHDVYKRLAGLAPAFGMLGTLIGLVQMLSNLEDPKSIGPAMAVAILTTFYGSALATVLFIPIGAKLKARTLQEQLHLEIIFEGAKSILENNNPRLVYEKLSSFLAPKDRTGE from the coding sequence ATGGATTTTTCCACTTTAATCGGGATGCTTGTCGGGCTTTCTCTTGTAATCGGTGCGATTTTCATGGGCGGGGCAGTTGATGTTTTTGTTAACTTGCCAGGCATGATGATTGTTATTGGTGGAACTCTTGCGTCTATCTGTGTTGCTTTTCCTTTCGAGGAAGTGATTCAGGCTATGGTTGCCGGCTTTAAGGCCTTTGCTTCAAGAAAAGTTAAGGTCAATGAAGTTGTTAACATCATGGTTAAAGTTGCAGAGATCAGCCGCCGCGAAGGGCTTATCGCTCTTGAGAATGTTCAGACTGAGAATGTTGTTCTGAGGAAGTCTTGCCAGCTTATTGCTGATAATGCAGACCCTGAACTTATCCGTACTACTCTTCAGATCGAAATTTCTGCTATGAAAAGGCGGCATAAAATTGCGCATGACGTATATAAACGTCTTGCCGGTTTAGCTCCTGCTTTCGGAATGCTTGGAACTCTTATCGGTCTTGTGCAGATGCTTTCCAATCTTGAAGACCCCAAAAGCATAGGGCCTGCCATGGCCGTTGCTATTTTGACTACTTTTTATGGCTCTGCTCTAGCTACAGTGCTTTTTATTCCCATCGGGGCCAAGCTTAAAGCCCGCACTCTTCAGGAACAATTGCATTTGGAAATTATTTTTGAGGGTGCGAAATCTATTCTTGAAAATAATAACCCGCGCCTTGTTTATGAAAAATTGTCCTCTTTTCTGGCTCCTAAAGACAGAACTGGAGAGTAG
- a CDS encoding purine-nucleoside phosphorylase — MTSPDLTSTITSHILEKIDNFQANTIGIILGSGLGEAIAKLDDAIEIPYSEIPGLPQSTVKGHSGRLIYGFMDKKPVLVFSGRFHLYEGYTAAEACITIRIMGTLGIKKVFITNAAGAINPHFDAGDLMLITDHINFTGQSPLTGHNYEEWGLRFPDMSKVYCADLRATAIEAAKAVAVRLERGVYIQLSGPNLETPAETRMFKLLGGDAVGMSTAIEAVTAVHMGMKVMGIACLTNKNLPDCMAETTHEGVIEQASKSSVAMSALVREIISRLD; from the coding sequence ATGACCTCCCCTGACCTAACATCTACTATTACCAGTCATATACTAGAAAAGATAGATAATTTTCAAGCGAATACCATCGGAATAATTCTTGGTTCAGGACTCGGCGAAGCCATTGCAAAATTAGATGATGCAATCGAAATACCGTATTCCGAAATACCCGGCCTGCCACAGTCCACAGTCAAAGGACACAGCGGACGCTTAATATACGGGTTTATGGACAAAAAACCTGTACTCGTTTTCAGTGGAAGATTCCATCTTTATGAAGGTTACACCGCAGCGGAAGCATGTATAACCATACGCATAATGGGAACACTTGGCATAAAAAAAGTTTTCATAACCAATGCAGCAGGAGCAATCAATCCTCATTTTGATGCTGGAGATCTCATGCTCATTACCGACCATATAAATTTCACAGGCCAATCCCCTTTAACGGGCCATAACTACGAAGAGTGGGGCCTAAGATTCCCGGACATGAGCAAAGTTTACTGTGCAGACTTAAGAGCCACAGCTATTGAAGCAGCCAAAGCCGTTGCTGTCCGTCTTGAGCGCGGTGTATATATTCAGCTATCAGGACCGAATCTTGAAACTCCGGCCGAAACCCGCATGTTCAAACTACTCGGCGGCGACGCTGTCGGCATGTCTACAGCTATCGAAGCTGTTACGGCTGTCCATATGGGTATGAAAGTGATGGGAATTGCCTGCCTGACCAATAAAAATCTACCTGACTGCATGGCTGAAACAACTCACGAAGGAGTTATTGAACAAGCTTCAAAATCTTCTGTGGCAATGTCTGCCCTTGTACGTGAAATTATTTCCCGTCTTGATTAA